The proteins below are encoded in one region of Juglans microcarpa x Juglans regia isolate MS1-56 chromosome 4D, Jm3101_v1.0, whole genome shotgun sequence:
- the LOC121258989 gene encoding ribonuclease 3-like isoform X1 produces MVALTTKVMSVSCLVLAIGIYIYPRDHDHSFDYFYLALQWPASVCHEGSNVNCINPLPGNFTIHGLWAQKKIKNHNKLKSYDCNSTSTRKKICRKHPFNYDELKNDKMLMEMMNKSWPNLIEGRSSSPDHEQNKKFWKQEWERHGCCLFNFKSKQKEYFKKTCGMWKQAPLLEIFAAHKPPITPGRNKKYSLRQYIEAIRRSELRRGAVLKCNKNKPKRLVEVRLCTDKEVTKFVDCPGRILTVSRSCGKYSSKIAFPISYT; encoded by the exons ATGGTTGCATTAACAACGAAAGTGATGTCTGTTAGCTGCTTGGTTTTGGCGATCGGAATTTACATTTACCCGCGGGATCATGATCATTCTTTTGACTACTTCTATTTGGCCCTTCAATGGCCTGCATCAGTATGCCATGAAGGTTCGAACGTCAATTGTATCAACCCGCTTCCTGGCAATTTCACCATTCACGGACTCTGGGCacagaagaagatcaagaatcATAATAAGCTTAAGTCATACGATTGCAATAGTACttctacaagaaaaaaaatttgcagaAAGCATCCTTTTAACTATGACGag CTGAAAAATGACAAGATGCTCatggagatgatgaataaaagcTGGCCGAACCTGATCGAGGGTCGAAGCTCATCACCAGATCATGAGCAGAACAAAAAGTTTTGGAAGCAAGAATGGGAAAGGCATGGCTGTTGCctcttcaatttcaaatctaaaCAAAAAGAGTACTTCAAGAAAACTTGTGGAATGTGGAAACAAGCCCCGCTGCTTGAAATCTTTGCAGCACAta aaccgcCGATTACTCCCGGCCGAAATAAAAAGTATTCTCTCAGACAGTACATTGAAGCCATTCGAAGGTCTGAACTGCGACGAGGGGCAGTACTTAAATGCAACAAAAACAAGCCGAAACGGCTGGTCGAAGTAAGACTTTGCACAGACAAAGAAGTGACTAAATTTGTGGATTGCCCTGGTCGAATATTAACCGTTTCTCGATCATGCGGTAAATATTCCAGCAAGATCGCATTTCCTATAAGTTATACTTaa
- the LOC121258989 gene encoding ribonuclease T2-like isoform X2, which translates to MVALTTKVMSVSCLVLAIGIYIYPRDHDHSFDYFYLALQWPASVCHEGSNVNCINPLPGNFTIHGLWAQKKIKNHNKLKSYDCNSTSTRKKICRKHPFNYDELKNDKMLMEMMNKSWPNLIEGRSSSPDHEQNKKFWKQEWERHGCCLFNFKSKQKEYFKKTCGMWKQAPLLEIFAAHTFFQGMTRNFTVIAKWSFSPWRAMWFGIVLVREESGFCC; encoded by the exons ATGGTTGCATTAACAACGAAAGTGATGTCTGTTAGCTGCTTGGTTTTGGCGATCGGAATTTACATTTACCCGCGGGATCATGATCATTCTTTTGACTACTTCTATTTGGCCCTTCAATGGCCTGCATCAGTATGCCATGAAGGTTCGAACGTCAATTGTATCAACCCGCTTCCTGGCAATTTCACCATTCACGGACTCTGGGCacagaagaagatcaagaatcATAATAAGCTTAAGTCATACGATTGCAATAGTACttctacaagaaaaaaaatttgcagaAAGCATCCTTTTAACTATGACGag CTGAAAAATGACAAGATGCTCatggagatgatgaataaaagcTGGCCGAACCTGATCGAGGGTCGAAGCTCATCACCAGATCATGAGCAGAACAAAAAGTTTTGGAAGCAAGAATGGGAAAGGCATGGCTGTTGCctcttcaatttcaaatctaaaCAAAAAGAGTACTTCAAGAAAACTTGTGGAATGTGGAAACAAGCCCCGCTGCTTGAAATCTTTGCAGCACAta CATTTTTCCAGGGAATGACCAGGAATTTTACAGTTATTGCAAAATGGTCTTTCTCACCTTGGAGAGCCATGTGGTTTGGAATTGTCTTGGTTAGAGAAGAAAGTGGATTTTGCTGCTAA